A stretch of the Lactuca sativa cultivar Salinas chromosome 9, Lsat_Salinas_v11, whole genome shotgun sequence genome encodes the following:
- the LOC111881242 gene encoding auxin-responsive protein IAA12 isoform X2, with translation MDVTLGLLGNSPAVDDGGGGGVPSGGSTTARSILTVSKEDNKNNMVTMSVEVTSSYPVVDENLDDLELGLGLSIGIGGGLKSKAVVAGPCWNQYARILTAKDFPSLVSKPNSSSSSSSVNIPNSSTSGSKRTAADSVSPPNGNSVVGWPPVSRAHRIPSLANNSKSQTEELNSIPEQNKNKNTTNRIKDYSTARNEISYKKYRSVKVNMDGTLIGRKVDLNAHTSYEALAQTLEEMFWGRRGGSSRLLDGTSEFVLTYEDKDGDCMLVGDVPWQMFLSSVKRLRIMKNSDSSELSRNQHETHN, from the exons ATGGATGTTACCCTTGGCTTGTTAGGTAATTCTCCGGCCGTTGAtgatggtggtggaggtggagtgCCGTCTGGTGGATCAACCACCGCTAGGTCTATCTTGACAGTATCGAAGGAAGATAACAAGAACAACATGGTAACCATGTCTGTTGAGGTTACTTCATCGTACCCTGTTGTCGACGAGAATTTAGATGATCTTGAATTGGGACTCGGGTTGAGTATCGGAATCGGTGGTGGTTTGAAGTCAAAAGCGGTGGTAGCAGGGCCTTGTTGGAATCAATATGCAAGAATCTTGACAGCGAAAGATTTCCCTTCTTTGGTTTCGAAACCTAActcttcttcttcgtcttcttcagtAAATATCCCAAATTCATCCACTTCTGGTTCCAAAAGAACCGCGGCAGATTCTGTTTCTCCTCCTAATGGTAACAG CGTCGTTGGGTGGCCGCCGGTAAGCAGAGCTCACCGGATCCCTAGTTTGGCGAACAACTCCAAATCACAAACCGAAGAACTTAACTCAATACCCgaacaaaacaaaaacaagaaCACAACGAACAGAATTAAGGATTATTCAACTGCAAGAAACGAGATTTCCTACAAGAAATATCGTTCTGTAAAGGTGAACATGGATGGAACCCTGATCGGAAGGAAAGTCGATCTCAATGCTCACACCTCGTACGAGGCCTTGGCTCAGACGTTAGAAGAAATGTTCTGGGGAAGAC GAGGAGGATCTTCAAGATTATTAGACGGAACATCTGAATTTGTTCTAACTTATGAAGACAAAGATGGAGACTGTATGCTTGTCGGAGATGTTCCTTGGCA GATGTTTTTAAGTTCCGTTAAGAGGCTTAGGATCATGAAAAATTCCGATT
- the LOC111881242 gene encoding auxin-responsive protein IAA13 isoform X1, which yields MDVTLGLLGNSPAVDDGGGGGVPSGGSTTARSILTVSKEDNKNNMVTMSVEVTSSYPVVDENLDDLELGLGLSIGIGGGLKSKAVVAGPCWNQYARILTAKDFPSLVSKPNSSSSSSSVNIPNSSTSGSKRTAADSVSPPNGNSVVGWPPVSRAHRIPSLANNSKSQTEELNSIPEQNKNKNTTNRIKDYSTARNEISYKKYRSVKVNMDGTLIGRKVDLNAHTSYEALAQTLEEMFWGRRKLVFLFLILMKFLNCIFWCLYFSITDVGGGSSRLLDGTSEFVLTYEDKDGDCMLVGDVPWQMFLSSVKRLRIMKNSDSSELSRNQHETHN from the exons ATGGATGTTACCCTTGGCTTGTTAGGTAATTCTCCGGCCGTTGAtgatggtggtggaggtggagtgCCGTCTGGTGGATCAACCACCGCTAGGTCTATCTTGACAGTATCGAAGGAAGATAACAAGAACAACATGGTAACCATGTCTGTTGAGGTTACTTCATCGTACCCTGTTGTCGACGAGAATTTAGATGATCTTGAATTGGGACTCGGGTTGAGTATCGGAATCGGTGGTGGTTTGAAGTCAAAAGCGGTGGTAGCAGGGCCTTGTTGGAATCAATATGCAAGAATCTTGACAGCGAAAGATTTCCCTTCTTTGGTTTCGAAACCTAActcttcttcttcgtcttcttcagtAAATATCCCAAATTCATCCACTTCTGGTTCCAAAAGAACCGCGGCAGATTCTGTTTCTCCTCCTAATGGTAACAG CGTCGTTGGGTGGCCGCCGGTAAGCAGAGCTCACCGGATCCCTAGTTTGGCGAACAACTCCAAATCACAAACCGAAGAACTTAACTCAATACCCgaacaaaacaaaaacaagaaCACAACGAACAGAATTAAGGATTATTCAACTGCAAGAAACGAGATTTCCTACAAGAAATATCGTTCTGTAAAGGTGAACATGGATGGAACCCTGATCGGAAGGAAAGTCGATCTCAATGCTCACACCTCGTACGAGGCCTTGGCTCAGACGTTAGAAGAAATGTTCTGGGGAAGACGTAAGTtggtatttttgtttttgatcttgaTGAAGTTCCTGAACTGCATATTTTGGTGTTTATATTTTTCAATTACTGATGTAGGAGGAGGATCTTCAAGATTATTAGACGGAACATCTGAATTTGTTCTAACTTATGAAGACAAAGATGGAGACTGTATGCTTGTCGGAGATGTTCCTTGGCA GATGTTTTTAAGTTCCGTTAAGAGGCTTAGGATCATGAAAAATTCCGATT